A portion of the Carya illinoinensis cultivar Pawnee chromosome 11, C.illinoinensisPawnee_v1, whole genome shotgun sequence genome contains these proteins:
- the LOC122282581 gene encoding homeobox-leucine zipper protein ATHB-52-like: protein MDFFRNQNQKHPPKHSMKKRLNPDQVKLLERSFTSSNKLEPERKLQLANQLGVPPRQVAIWYQNKRARWKTQSLELDFNMLQQKLENALFEKSLLEKDVERLRGELEKAQEMVIALKQTGGTDQVCSNSVSFEEAARSSSLQQGVNCSAENSKGKEEAEVFPVLEDLYACLIGVDAGSSWD from the coding sequence ATGGACTTCTTTCGCAACCAAAACCAGAAACACCCACCCAAACACAGCATGAAAAAGAGGCTAAACCCCGACCAAGTGAAGCTCCTAGAGAGAAGCTTCACCTCCAGTAACAAGCTGGAGCCTGAGCGCAAGCTTCAGCTTGCAAACCAACTCGGTGTCCCCCCGAGACAGGTTGCTATCTGGTACCAGAACAAGCGAGCCAGGTGGAAGACCCAAAGCCTTGAGCTTGACTTCAACATGCTTCAACAAAAGCTAGAAAACGCATTATTTGAAAAGAGTCTGCTCGAGAAAGACGTGGAGCGGCTTAGAGGAGAGTTGGAGAAAGCACAAGAAATGGTTATTGCTCTGAAGCAAACAGGAGGCACTGATCAGGTTTGTTCTAATTCTGTTTCGTTTGAGGAGGCTGCAAGAAGCTCAAGTTTGCAGCAGGGTGTGAATTGTTCGGCAGAGAATTCGAAAGGCAAGGAGGAGGCCGAGGTTTTCCCAGTACTTGAGGACCTCTATGCATGTTTGATTGGTGTAGATGCAGGCTCAAGCTGGGATTAA
- the LOC122280441 gene encoding signaling peptide TAXIMIN 2-like — translation MGDCRPLGFLIGLPFAFVSLILSLVGAVVWTIGSVLTCLCPCCICCAGIANLAVSLVKLPIKIIQWFIDLIPC, via the exons ATGGGAGATTGCAGGCCCTTGGGTTTTTTGATAGGGTTACCCTTTGCTTTTGTTTCTTTGATCTTATCTCTTGTCGGAGCTGTTGTTTGGACAATTGG GTCGGTGTTGACTTGTTTGTGTCCCTGTTGTATATGTTGTGCCGGAATCGCAAATTTGGCGGTGAGCCTCGTGAAGCtcccaataaaaataattcagtggtttattgatttgattCCTTGCTGa